The following nucleotide sequence is from Aptenodytes patagonicus chromosome 6, bAptPat1.pri.cur, whole genome shotgun sequence.
CTGAACAAGTAAAAATCAAGGGGGAAAAAGTCGACCCAAAGAAGCTGTTGCCATTGCATTTTCTCAAGACAACCTCCCTCATTTTCTGCTTCTACACTGGAGCTAAAGAGTATGTTCGGCCCGTGCTCCTGCAAAACATTATGGTTCCACCAGCAAGGTGACAAGAGACTTTACAACCTGTTTGCATCTTTCAGGCATGTTAACACTTCTATAAAGCAAGCGCACAACTATCAAGCAACATGCTCATGGCCTGCCCTGGCCTCCAGCATGGTGAAAACCTAAACCATCTGCAAGCCTGAAAAGGAAACGGTGCAAAACTGCTGCCTTCTCACCTTGAAAGCATGCCTACAGCTACACATCCTTGCCATTATATCTCACCTGATGAGAGTTTTGAAAGTATCCTTTGCTTTGGTATCTGAGCACTGAGTGTAACCACCACACTTCAGCCTGTTCTCAGCAGTGCAAATTTTGCCACCTTATCCTAAAATCAGTGAGCGGAGCAATGTAAGGGGCCAACTGGACCTTTCAGACCTGGCCATGGAACTGAAATAACAGGAAACAATCAGGGACTGCATTTTTCCtacccttcctccttctctgaaaGCATCTTGGAAAGGCACGTGTTCTTCAGCAGATAATAAAACATACAAGGAAGTCCATCGTTGCTTATCGAACTCCACCCTAAACACATCCCATAGCGGGATAACCAGAAACTGAACTATGATTTTGCATTCATGTATGCCTctggaaaaagaacattttgtaaCTAGCGTCAAGACCTATGGGGCAAGTCCATGGGGCGAGTCTATGGGGCAGCCCTGAGGACCTACTCCTATAGAGGCAGGATAACCAGGGCTGTCAGCCAAAGGCATTCAAAGCCGAAATACAAGGTAGcttaaacaaccccacttccctgtTACTGCAGCAGGTCAAGGAGAAGAGCGACCAGAGCTAGACCCCGTTCCCAGGAGGGGTTGTCGTACTGTCCTTGCCATCCCATGCTTAACTCAGCTCTCAACAACAGGTCCCTAGGCACTAATACCATACAATAAATAAATCGCCAACATCTTTAGGATCACATCTGGAAAAATACCCTTGCCAACTGCAGGAGCATGGGAAGAACATCTGGCAAAGAAAAAATCAACTTATAACACAGGGACTAGAAAGAACTTGAATCGGTAAAGTAAAAGCAAGTACCAATTATCACCTGAGTTTTTACCCAAGATCCTGAGGGACCATCATCTCTGTCCTTCTCAAGTTGCTATTTTGACAGTGTTTCCTATACAATGACTACATCGCTACCTTGAAGGAGCTGGCTGACCCTGAGATCCCAATGAAAGGCTGTTGACTCACTGCAGAATGACACTCTTCTGTGAGCTTGTGACATGAAGGTAAACAGCAGTGTAGAGGCACTGGAAATCAAAGGAGCCCAGGCTGCTGGATACAACACTGCATTTAGAAGCACATAACCTCCTAACTTCAAGAAAAGACAAGaagtcctttcttctcccttttccacAATGCCGGTAAAGCAGTATGCAAACAAGAAGACCTGTTAAGTGGATCTGGAAGGGTTTTCTCTGGTCATACTGCCACCGTGGGATATGGAGTAAAAGGTAGGTAGGAACTTCTATCTCCATGTGCTGTGCATTGTCAGCTACTTTACTGGGCCTTCAGTAAAATCATAATCACTGCAATATTGTAAGCAGGCAGTCTAGACATCATTTTGGTGTCTTTTTCTTCATAATCACAGAGATATATTCACAGGCAGTGCATCAACTACCATCCAGCACAGCAACACAACAGTTTAATTTAGCAACCCCTCCACTGTTGCTCCTGATCGCTCTCAAATATTCAAACCCATTTTACAGTGAACAGATTAATTTAGCCACTGGTTTTCCAAAAAGTACCCTAGAAATTTTTCAGGTTCACATGCTGGCTTCATTTGAGTATCACAGTCTTTGTCCCACCACCACTGCAGTGGCGACTGAACCGTAGGGATCACATCCCCACAACAGGCTGTGTAGCTATCAGTTTCCAGAGGTGAAACtaccttttcctcttctctccacgTTTTCTCATTCGTGCTATGGCCGTGGTCATGAGACTTGACCCAGTCCCAGGCAGTCGGGAGGAGGACTGGCCAGCCCCTGCCTTGTCCATCACAGTGCTGGAGGGAGAGCCAAGCTGCCACAGCAGATCTGGTGCTCTGTAGAAACGactcagacaggacaggattacATATTCTGCTACTCTCCCATCTGTGCAATGGGGCCTCTACACAAAGAAAGCCAAGTCAGCAGCTACCTTGCAGCATGTAGAGACACGGATACAATTCTCCAAGTAACACACAGCACTGGACAGGAAACTTGATGCATTTCACGCCAGAAgaggacagaagaaaatacacCCATTTTTACAGCAGCAATCACAAACTCCATAGGGAAGAGAAAGGCCAGGTACTGACGGCAGAAAGAGAACAGTGCTGTTGTAAAACCCTTACAAGGCGCGGAGACACTCCCTTGTATGCTATAGGAAGAGGAAAGGCTCGAGTACGGACACTTGCCCCACACAGAAGTGCCACTGAGACCCAAGTTGTGTGTAACACAGAGCAATAACAGAGGTAGAGTCATAACAAACAGACATATGCTAACAGCTATAGGGGATATATTGTATTTGCTCATGTAACAGCCACACGTGCTTACTGGCCTCATCACCCAACCAGTTGCAAACAAGAGATCACCAGTTAGATAACTGGTAGCTTAAGAATAGACACACAAAATCACTGCACCCTaaatttggaggggaaaaatcaCAGGGGCAGGGAATTATGTGAACTCCATGAGCAATACAGTATTTCACTGTGGGGGAAGGGTTAGGATTGGCACCTGGCTTTATCAGCGCACTCATTTACCAAATCAAACTGTCCCGGAAAGCAGCCAGTTGCCCTTTAACTGTGTTCATGAAGTAAAAATTGTTTAATGGGGTCTGGGATTGGAAGGACATGGATCAGATCCAGACGAGATTTGCCAAGTATTCTTCGTACAGCTATGCGGCAGAGAGACAAGAGGCTCCGGGTGCGGCCTGCagtaaagaaagcagagaaaaactattgagggacagagagaggaagagagagggataACAGCGAGTAAATTGTGCTGAAATCTGGCTGACAGCAGAGGAGCCATTTACCCCTTCCAAACGCCGAGGCCACGTCCTGCACAGCAACACAAAGGCAGCACAGGAGAGCTGCGCATGCACAAATCCTCCCTGCGAGGAGGCCAAACCTTTTGGCCAAAGACTTGCAGCAACAACAGCTGCCACATGGGCAGTTTGGAAGGGCAAGCTGGAGACTGCATGGGGTTGTGACCATGGAGCCAGTCCCTGCATGAGAGGGTTCAAGAGATCACTGCCAAATCCACACCAGGGGAGGCTGTGAGAGGCTTTATACTATTCGGatcactttaaaataatgtgGATTTTACTTTTGCTCTAAACCACCCCCTGGGAAACAACAGCATTGACGGTCAGCTCAGGCCTTATCCCAACTTTCTTTTGAGGGCTTCTTTTGAGTTCATGGAGAGCTCTTCCAGCACAGGGACAAGAGAATGGTGGTGTCCATGTTGATTCAGGAACTGGACCTCCAAGGCACCACTCCATTATCCTGCATGCTCTACCTGAGGAGTCCCATTTGCCTCCTAAACCCAGGCTTAATGGAAACCATCTGCTCCAGCTTATGTGTGCCTCTTCTCAGCAAAAGTCCAGGCAGGTTTAAAAACCAGGCACGTGCAAAACTGTATAACTTTGGGGTGGGGGCTGGGGGTTGTATCCCACATCCTGAATCCCTTTCAAATTTCTCTGGAGTTTGAGAGGGAAACCCCACTTCTGACCCTGGTGCAAAGCCCTGGCCTTCACCAGCTGAGCCTGGTGGTTTTACGAGGGGCTGCCCTTGCTGGAACAAGGGTGCACACTGTATTGATGTTGCTTTTGttaccaaaaagaaacaaatagcaGGTAAATTTAGGTATGTTCAGGTCTGAGTCTCTGGTTTACTTCTTTTGTAACTCATTTTCTTCCCAGAGGATGTTAAATGCAAAAAGCCagctttttccccaccttttccaCCAGCATCTGAGCTCGCCCCTGCCATTTGCTACAACCATTTGTAACTTTACTTCCCAAGTAGCCTGTCCAGATACAACTACCTCTTGGGTCCCTCCCTGGgcacccctgcagagcacaggGTCACTCAAGAACAGTGAGGGCACATCTGCATGGCTTCGGAGAACTGGGTCTCACTGGATATGCCATAACCTGCCTGTGGTTTGCAGACCTAAAGCCCAGCTCTGATAGGACCCCACTGTCTAAACCTTGCCTCAGGCTGCTGAGGACATGGTTAGGCAATGGAAAAGAGCTTGGAGAAAGATAAAAAAGGTAAAGTTACAGACAGAGGTTGGGGTGCTGAGATAGGCATCACTGGTAGCTGAAGGACTCAAGAGGGAAAACACCACGTGAACGTACAAAatgcaacaggagaaaaacagggaGTCTAGCTGGAGGCTTATGGGGAAGCCATTGGGTTGAGTCATCAGTGTTGACAGAGCCGGAGGCAGGCAGCCGCTCAGCAACACTGAGGATCACGCCAGGGAGCCGCAGAGGCCAGCCCTAGGGTCCTCTCCTGCCTGATGCCTGCCTGGCCAGCAACAGCTCTTTGGGAGCCATGTGAGGGGTGGTGAAGTCATTAACGCTTAGCTTAACAGCTTGTTAAATCCCAGTTATCTTTTTTGTGTGCTAGAATTGCTTTACACTTTTAAGTTAGGTATAACCTGTTTACACAATCTTTTTGCACTTGGCTGAAGGCACCTGAACAAACAGACCCAAAGAGGATGGTAACACCCACCCTACCACCTTAACAGCTCCTAACTACCAAATAAACTCTCCAAAGAGTTATCTTGAATCCAGAGTAAGATAAAACCAGCGCCACTTCAGTAAGTCAAAGCCACTTACCCCTTGCTTCTTTGAACACCTGCAGAGCCTCAGGGTTGACTTTGACCCTTCCCGTGGATTCAACTCCCAAGGCCTCCACTTTCACCAGGTTCAGATTGGCTCCAAAGTCAATCAAGAGGTGGACGAATGCTGCTTCACAGCCATGCCGCAGGACAGCGTCCATCACACACACTGGGGAGCCCCGGGAGAAGCCTTGGATGTTGATGGGCCCGCAGCAGTTAAAATCCGGGTTGgctcctgcctggagcagcagctggaagcacTGGAGGTTGTGGTAGGCGGCGCTGATGTACAGTGGGCAGACCACCAGCGTGGTGAGGGGTCGCAGGGAGAGGCTAGGGACCCGGGAAGTGAGGTGGTGATTCACGTCCACGTCTGCGCCGTACCTGGATGGGtgagagagaagagcagaggTTTGGAAACAAGGGCAACAGCACCCCAGGGAGACAAAATGGCAGGGGGTGAGGCTGAAGGACACCCAGAGGGTGAGCACCCTGCCTGTCTTTGGTACCTCTGGGGCCCACCACCCAAGAACCACCCATACCTACCCTGAGAGGCGCCTTGCAGGGCTTCTGAGCGGGGATGCCGTATCCAGCATGGTCTGATCTTCAAGAAGCAAAGCTGTTTCTCTGCCCGCAACAGCCCAGGCTCGGGAGAGAGCAGCTGAGGAACATCTTTCCTTGCCCTCCTGAAGGATGTGCCAAGCACAGCCTTGGCACAAAGGACAGCTCAGCCCTGAGCCAGCACCACGTAATGTTGGATACTAATGAGCTGGCTGGGGAGTGGGGATGTTTCCAAATGACTCATTTGAAGATATGCAGTGAAATAACTTCCCCACCAGGATAAAACAGGCCAAAAAGCAATACAGGCAATTGATCTGACTGTCACAGACAGCagggaaaatgaaacagaaatctgTGCATAACAGCAAAACGTGTATGACAAAATCCTGCTCCCGAAGGAACTGGGGTGGTTGAAATCCCATCAGAAATCCCATCAGGGAGTCAAAAAGAGGCCTTTTCCCTAGTATTCAGCTCAGCTGAAGGGATGCACCCACCAACTCTCAGCACGTAGGAAActggaaaaacacaaaataattgcGTCAGACCTTCCGCTCTCCCTGTCCATCCTGCACAGCTCCATTCACAGGTTGTATATTGTACTAGATACTGCACAAGAGATTACAGTTCACTGGCCAGCACTCCAGGTGCTGAAGGGTAAACCTCAACGAGCTGCAGCAGCAAACCTCTCAAGCCTTCTGCAACTGGCTCATGCCTCACTCTACACTACAGAGAAACCCATTCCTCACATCTTCGCCGCGTGGTGCCATGGTGTCCCAACTGCTCCATAAGCCCTGCGGCCAGAGCAAAGTGGGCTGAGGCTTGCTGTGGCGTAGAGAAGGCGTGTGAACAGGCTAAAGCCCTGCTCAATGGACACCAGCATTGTCATCAAACAGAAGCAGTGCCCGCAGCATACTTCTTTTTGGGAAGTACAGATGGCACTAAGTtgtgaacaaacagaaaacaaggcTTATTGGCTTTggttcctttcatttttttggagGAAGTAAAGAATGCGGCCAAATAAATGGGAGCAAAAAGGCCAACTGTTGCTCTCTGGAAAAGCATGGAATTTGAAAAAGGGCAGTGctgcagaaagaagagatggCAGAAATAAGCACTTATTTCTCCCAGGCTGGGTAACACCCAAGCAGTGGGGACGCTAACTCCATCTACTTCACATGCAACTTGGACAGGAACAAGGAGGAAGACAACGCAATCCCCTAAGGAGTAGCTGGTTTTAATTGCAGCATTGCATATCAAGCAAAGCCTTGTCCCTTCTCCCCACAGAGGGATAAAAGGTTCCTTCACCCGCCAGTCCCCCTCCTAAAATTGCAGACTAAGCATTCAGAGAACTAGATTTTTTCTATCTTCCTAGATAGCATTATATTCCTTTCTgcagttaataaaacaaataagGAAACCACCTGGGGACAAATTCTGCCTCAAGGCAAGCACAGCTCTTGCTGAACCCAGTAGGGACTGGTCCCTATCCAGCACATACTTAACCAAATGCTTCAATTCTGAGGAAGGGAATAGTCTCATTTAAATTAAGCACACACAGAACAAGGGCCGAGGAAACTTGTCTAAGAGCTGCAAATGGCATGCAATGTATTTGTACCCCAATGCACAAGATCTCCCAAGCATGAACATCTTGGCTGAGATCTCAGGAGACCTGTGGGgtggagaaatgaagaaaaaggatggAGCTAGGCAGTAACAACACTGCTGAGTGTGAGCTGGTCCTCGCACCAGCCACAGGACCAAGCTTTGCTTCCCAGGCCAGGCAGCTGGCCCAGGGATTACTGCAAACTAAGGGGACATTCCCATCTTTTGGAGACTTCCACAGCACTTTGCTGAATCTGCATCACTTCACCTATGTTGGAGCACAGAGGGCTAAATAAGAAAAGGTGTCTGTTCTAGACAATCGCACATATTCCCTGTAGATAAACCTCTTAAAATCAGACTACATGAGCATTTGGATAGATTCATCTGTGCTGCTGCGGGACTTTCACAGGGCTGTTGTATGGCCACTGCCTCTAATGGCCATGTTCCTGACCAGACAGCACGTACCCCTtcatttcagtccttttttttcattattgtcaTCAAAATTCTTGGTGGAAACCCCCaattcaaagcaaaatacaaaattctgcttttatcACAGTTAGGCATGCGCCTGCGGCATTGGGATGATTTGTCAGatctctttttcactgtttttagTGTGGCAAAAGGATCCTCTTGTCCTTAATACACTGGATCAGCCCTCAGTTACACTGCCAGTATAATGTAGCAGTTCGATCCCATCACAGCATGATCACATCACAAGCTCGTAGGAAAGTAATCTATACCCTGGCAATATAACCATAAATATTTCCGCCAGCCGTCTTATAAAACGGATCGCCATTCCATAGCTATGTGTGTATTTACTATTAACGGATACAATTTCACCTATTGCTTGGTTAGCTGGTTCAGCAATTGTGGTAGGATTCAGGAATCCTGATTGTGCTAccataagattaaaaaaaaaaaaaaattaaccagatGATGTTTAGACACCTGCAGCAAGCCTGAACTGGGTTGGGCTTTCTTTTCAGGACACTGAGGCTCTCTCAAGCTGAATATGCTGAAATATTTCCTTATATCTCAGTAAATGTGTCTTCCTCATCGCATTCCCCCTGCCAAATCctttaaatcaacattttaaaaatctctgagTGAGCTTTGTAACGTAAGACTGCATTTTAAAGTAAGCAACTCGGAACAGATCTGTGAAATCCGTACTCCGAGATATTTGAAATTTTGGGCAATCTGACAACTTGGTATTAGCTTAGCAGCCTTGGGAGAGACATTGACTAATAAAAAGATATTGGACAAACTCCAGTTAATTTTTAATCCTGAAAGTTTTCCAAAATCTTGCTTTTAATATTGATGGCAAGGTATCCCAAGGAGTAGACACATAAATCAATGCATCAGCTCTCCATGTGCTGCTGAAATACCATTTGCTGCATTTCACCCTGCCTTAGTGGATATATCAGGGGAGATTCTCAGGAATGCAGCATGTGAGCTGAACCCTGTACCAACAAGCACGTGGCGATGGGGACATCCTTCTCTCAGCTGCTGAGAAAGGAGCAAGGAGGGGAGACCGTCTCTCCTTCTTTCTACTTGCCAGCTTCCTTAAAGCTGCACTTGTATGAAAATTAACTTCCCCacaagcaaaaaggaaaggagagaatccccaagtattttgaaatttttctatTCAAATCCTTTTGGTTGTTATTTTCTAGCATTTGCAGTCATTGAAGGGATTCCTTGGAGACTGTTTCTGTGTGAATCCAAAtaaactttcttctcttttactgtatttctttctaCAACCTACATTTTGCCCTTACGATCCCTTATTATTTGGTGTCAATGGCCCATATAGTTGCTCAGCATGGTCCCTTATACAAAAAGCTTCCAATTTAGAAGAAAGCAGGTATCATGGCACGCCACAGAGAAAGAAACTCAAGTTTGCACAGCCTACTGCTAGACCTTGAGCCCACTCACTGCTGGTGCTGCAGAGGAAGTTTCCCGAGGGATAGGAGGTCACCAGGCACACACCACCCAGCTAAGGTTACTGTTCATCACCTCATAGTGATGGCTGTCACTCCCTGCCCCAGAGATGCTACCCCTTTGATGGAGCTGTGCATCAGGTATCCAGCAAGGGGAGACTGAATCAGATGCCACGGAGGGTGTCCTAGTAATGGGCAAAAGCCAGGCAGCCAAGAACAGACAGTGCCAGTGACAAGCATCTCTCTTTCCAATGACAGAGAATGGTCAGAGCAGCAAAGCTACACAAAGGAGAAATACGTTTCCAAACAATTTTTGGTTCGCTGGAGGATCCACCTCACTCATAAATTCAGCCAGGGGCATGGACCTGGCAGTCGAGAtggaggcagggggggaagatACTTTGCAAGATTTGGCTCTGACTGAATAGTGGATGGTGGGCTCAGAAACGGAGACTCCTCTCTTGGGCTTTGTCTTAGGAGAACAGTCACGGGAGTCACACAGCAGGGCACAGACCTGTTGCCAGGGCCAAGCAATGGGGAAGACAAGGATGTCCCTTTGGGCACCTCTCCACCCTCTCTCCTCTCCATCTCTTGGGCAGCTTCACCAGGCCTGTGGAGGCACTGGGCACGCGAGGAGGGAACAGATGCTCCGAGCCCCATGGGGGAAAGATAccaagggaagaagagagggaggtaGAGCCACCTATCTCCCGCCCAGGACCATCTCCAGCCTGCACCCGAGCTCTCACCTGATCAGCTCCCGGAGGATGTCTGCCCGGCCCACACGTGCCGCGTGGTAGACAGGGGTGCTGCGGTGGTGCCGGCTGCCATTGGGGTCAGCcccagcttccaggaggatcttgGCACACTCGAGGTGCCCGTTGACCACAGCCACGTAGAGGGCGGTCTGCCCCTTCACGTCCACCAAGTCGATCTCGGCCCCTTTGCGGAGGAGGAAGTCGACGCAGGGGCCGTGGCCAGCAGTGGCGGCGATGCGCAGCGGCGTGCAGGGCAGCCAGCCGCAGCACCACACTGACTTCTCGTTGATACGGCTGGCATCAGAAGGGAGAAGCGTTGGGTCAGAGAAGACCTCCTGCCACCTTGCGccaccccacctcccccagccctggaggaggATGCTGGGAGAGCCCAGCCAGCTCCTTTGAAGTCTTCCTCCCCATTTTTGACACTTTATAGCAGGCCTGAACAGCTCCTACCAATAACCTGACTAGGCGCTGCATGTAGGTAGCCAGAGACTATGGCATGTACCGGAGCAGTGCCTGGAAGATGGGCTTTATCGCAGCTCTGCCGTGTCAGGAGCTGCACATATGCACCGTGAGGGACAAACCCTGCCTCAAAACTCAGTCAAGattaccaataaaaaaaaataaaacactcccTTTTTACAGGGAAATGTCCCAAATCAGAAGTGACCAAGCTGGGGACCACAACCATTTAATTCAAGCTGCTCCAAAAGGGGCAGAAGGTTGTCAAAGCAGCAGGGAAACAGCAAGAGGACATGGGAGGAGGGGAGCAATGTACGGACATGCAGGCGTACATCCATATCACACCACTGGCAACATCCACACTCAGCCAGGCACCATGGGATGACATAAACACAAATCCAGGAAAACTcagccctgccagcaaggagtaGGCTTGGGAGGTGCGGCCATCCTGCACTGAACAGCATAAGTAGGTCATTAGCATCCTTGTTGGATGGCTGTACTGGCATAAGAGCCTCTTCCAATTTATAGAAGACATGGCTCTGGCTGGCAGCTGCTTAGACCTCCTCTGAAATCACCTGTATTAGTTGTCATGCTCATCCAGGTCTCAGGTTAGCCCTACAAATCTCACAAACATCCAGAcctcactcccaaattctctgcAAATCACTGCGGGTACCATTTTAGCAGAAACACGCAAAGAGGAAGGGATTTCTTTAAGGCAAATGTAGGCTGGCAAAAGTGCTCTTTAACCAGCGCAGCAGTGGATTTGCTCTTCTAGCTCACTCCATGCAGGCCCATGTAACTGGTACAGGACAAAACAGTTTTTATACAGTGCATTTACAGAGTTTGCTAGGAGAACAATgccacacaattttttttcaaccATGTTTTAGGAAGAGGAGTAGTATAAACCCCACATCAAGCCCTTAGCTGTCAAGTCTTATGATAAAAGTGCTCTCTTTAACCTTGGAGGTTTGGGGATCTCCATCCCATACCTACCCCCAAATTCAAAGAAGTCACTTCTCTGTTCACTTCACCACCTGTGTGATGGTGCTGCAGGTCCAGCCCTCCTCGTCCCGCCGAACTCTGCTTTTTCCTGCAAGGAAGGATGCCTGGCCCTGCTGCCACAGGGTTCCCGCACAGCATGGgacaaaaataaggcaaaaatctCAGACCAAGGGACCTGAGAGCCCCAGCTGCTCAGGTGGCAGAAAGAGGGGTTGGGTCATTCTCATTTTTGCTGAAAGGACACTCTTCTTGAGGCTGGGAGACATTTTGCACTCTAAGCAGTTTTCTCCATGGTGCAGGAAAATTAATTAACTATCATGGTCACAGACTTAGCACTGGGCAGATTTTGTAACATAGGGTGTTTCAGGTTTATATTCAATTGTAATCCCTTTTGTATGTTTTTCCCATTATATGTAGGCTCCTATTTTCATGGTATTACATTTCCACTCTGATCTGAAAAGAGCTCATGCGCGGCTGCCGCACGCTTGCGAACTGGCTTGAGATTTGCCTCCTGGGAGACCACGGGGGATGATTTCAGGGGCGAGCGGAGCATCCTCCCAACTTGACACCTCTCCTGTAAAAAAATGGAGCAGGATGGGGTCTCCAgaaggagcaggctgtggggaGATGGGTGTGGggtgagcagccccagggagccacTAGCCAAAATCGTTTAAGCAGGACCTCGCACCCTTGTCCCCGTGAGGGTCTCCAAAGCCAGCGTGAGGGTGCGGGCAGGGTGGGGTGTGAGAAGCCCCCCTCACCTTTGGAAGCTCTCCTCTTGCAGCAAGCTCTTGAGGGTGGGCAGGTCCCCCACGTAGGCCGCATCGTGCAGCCGGGTGTCCTCGCAGTGCTCGATGGGGTGGTCGCAAAACTGCTCCCGCAGCCACTCCTTCAGGTTACGACCTGCGCTGGAGAGAGACGGGGGGAGCCGGGCTGAGCCCTGGATAGAggctgcccggggcggcggggaacGGAGAGGCTGTCCCGTCCCTTCCCGGCACATAGGCGAGCCCGTAAGGAGCCCCTGGGACGGCGGCGGGCCCAcagcgggcagcgccgccccccccgccccccacgtTACCTGCCTGCCCGCCTGAGGCGGCAGGCGGgtccccgccgccgggggggcCGCCCTCCGCCATCTGCCCCTCGCACCGCCGGGCCGGCTCggcctccctccccgccggcagcgtccccccggccgccgccgccctccctccccgGGCCGGCCTGATTGGTGCCTGCCGGCCCAGCGGCTTCCTGCCTCCGCGTTAAGGTGGTTTTCCCCGGCGGGAGGAGGGCGGTTCGCCTCCGCTCCGGCAACGCCGGAGCCATTCCTCCTTCAGACCCGCCTCGCGGCGGCACCTCAGCGGCAGGGAGGctggggcggcccggcccggcctggccctgCTCTCCCAGCGGCGGCCGTCAGCGACCCGAGCCGGAGCCCTTAACCCGGCAGAGTTCGGTCGCTGGTAAAGGGGCCTGGGGGCTCCTTCATCCAACAACGGGCAAAAATGGGGCTGATAATTTACAGTGCTGTCTCCGCTCCCTGGAGCAGCCTCACGGCCACCACCTGCACCTCTGCAGGAGGGATACCAAGTGTTTGAAAGCTGGTATAGTggacagttttgcttttcttacacTAGACAAGGTTTCCCACAGCTAAAAGCTGCAGAGAAGGTTTTATGTGATCATATTCTCCTGtttttccctgcagcacagctcccggGGTCTTCAGTCAGGTTGCTGCAAGCCTGAGGGAGAAAAGAGCCCACGTGAGGGTGGACAGAGCTGCAGTGGGTTggaagcaagcagaaaggcaaggtGGTCATGAAAACGCCACTGAGAAACAGCCAGGCCTGCAGGGTCTGAGCAAAAAGCCGCTGCTTTGCTTAAACCCCACCAGGCAGCCTCAAATACAGCACCCAAAGCTGCACCCTCAAAATGGAGTAGAGGACTTAGGTGCCCGCACGGGCATAACACTTTGAGAGTGCGAAAGCAGGAGAAGGTGTATGGAAAGATGAACACACACGCAAAAGGTCTGCAAGGAAAGCAGTTCACACCGAACCTGACCTCCTCCCAGGGCAATGCTCACAGGCGAGCTGCTGTAGCAGCTCGTCGTGTTGGCGCCCTGGCGCAGAGCCACTCTCCGAGCATTTGAAACACACCCTCGGCTTCTGAATGCATGTTTTTTGAGTCCCCAGTGCCAGAGGGGAATGGTGGTAATCCATCTAGCTTTCCTGCAGCTCCACTCCTGCTGCTCCGTGGCAGGATATCAGTCCACAGACGCCAGACTCTGGCTGCAAACACGGTTTCCTGTAACTGTTATTATTTGGGCTCGAGCAATCCAGAGGAGAGGCA
It contains:
- the ASB1 gene encoding ankyrin repeat and SOCS box protein 1, with protein sequence MAEGGPPGGGDPPAASGGQAGRNLKEWLREQFCDHPIEHCEDTRLHDAAYVGDLPTLKSLLQEESFQSRINEKSVWCCGWLPCTPLRIAATAGHGPCVDFLLRKGAEIDLVDVKGQTALYVAVVNGHLECAKILLEAGADPNGSRHHRSTPVYHAARVGRADILRELIRYGADVDVNHHLTSRVPSLSLRPLTTLVVCPLYISAAYHNLQCFQLLLQAGANPDFNCCGPINIQGFSRGSPVCVMDAVLRHGCEAAFVHLLIDFGANLNLVKVEALGVESTGRVKVNPEALQVFKEARGRTRSLLSLCRIAVRRILGKSRLDLIHVLPIPDPIKQFLLHEHS